In Brevibacterium zhoupengii, the following are encoded in one genomic region:
- the tatA gene encoding Sec-independent protein translocase subunit TatA, producing MKPSFVQIAIVILIIVIIFGAPKLPALARSLGQSMKIFKSEVKDLRDDDEPKKTEPGELNREATDNDTSTTAEAARKPEQPAQEKQDPQSHEK from the coding sequence ATGAAACCGAGTTTCGTGCAGATCGCGATCGTGATCCTCATCATCGTGATCATTTTCGGCGCACCCAAGCTGCCGGCGCTGGCCAGAAGCCTTGGTCAGTCGATGAAGATCTTCAAATCCGAGGTCAAGGATCTCCGTGATGACGACGAGCCCAAGAAGACGGAACCGGGCGAACTCAACCGCGAAGCCACCGACAACGACACCTCGACGACCGCCGAGGCTGCTCGAAAGCCTGAGCAGCCTGCGCAGGAAAAGCAGGATCCGCAGTCTCACGAGAAGTGA
- a CDS encoding 5'-3' exonuclease H3TH domain-containing protein: protein MKPLVLIDTPALYYRAFYSVPDSIVNDEGQPVNAVRGVLDAVAQMIRRFNSPRVVATMDADWRPAFRTAIMPEYKAARVKDAEAGTEIPPELDAQLPIMTDVLRAAGIPIAEVDGTEADDVIATMAAQSRTPVVIVSPDRDLLALIDSASDVSVLRPRKGGEWEAISQPDLPEAYGVPDGTRYRELAAMRGDPSDGLPGAPGIGEKTAATLLANFGSLESIIKAAKAGVKTGGLSPKRAATLIEEEETLHKTIEVMRCLTDVPHGLDLESVPSELDRTAVEAAAQGQNIRRSVDNLIAALGDAGRGIGQSGFPQPAPVNTSVTASAAASRPGSGPASGFAATSVSAAKSRVSQSSQPVSADAWSQSRLVGFDLETTGVDPATARIVTAAFVESADSSRTWLADPGVEIPEPARAVHGITTEFAQANGAPVAEVVAELCTVLADLKSADAVVVGHNIVYDLSVMSAEVKRHQPHVDLAALLPTIVDTFVLDKRIEQFRRGKRTLTETAKRWKVSLLDAHDAAADALAALDISRALAQSSEEIAQLSRDEIMAAQGEWKRDQAADLQSWLRRKGNAEAVVDGSWPMA, encoded by the coding sequence GTGAAGCCCTTGGTTCTGATTGACACGCCTGCCCTGTACTACCGTGCCTTCTATTCGGTTCCCGACTCGATCGTCAACGACGAAGGTCAGCCGGTCAATGCCGTGCGCGGCGTTCTCGATGCGGTCGCGCAGATGATCCGCCGCTTCAACTCCCCACGGGTCGTGGCGACCATGGATGCCGACTGGCGCCCGGCATTCCGCACCGCGATCATGCCTGAGTACAAGGCTGCCCGGGTCAAGGATGCCGAAGCAGGCACGGAGATCCCACCCGAACTGGACGCACAGTTGCCGATCATGACCGATGTCCTGCGTGCCGCAGGCATCCCCATCGCCGAGGTTGACGGCACCGAAGCCGACGACGTGATCGCGACCATGGCCGCCCAGTCGCGGACCCCCGTGGTCATCGTCTCTCCCGACCGTGATCTGCTCGCCCTCATCGATTCCGCCTCCGACGTCAGTGTTCTGCGTCCCCGGAAGGGTGGAGAGTGGGAGGCGATCTCGCAGCCAGACCTGCCCGAGGCATACGGGGTGCCCGATGGCACCAGGTATCGGGAGCTCGCCGCGATGCGCGGAGACCCTTCGGACGGGCTGCCGGGAGCGCCTGGCATCGGGGAGAAGACCGCGGCGACGTTGCTGGCGAACTTCGGTTCCCTCGAATCGATCATCAAGGCAGCGAAGGCAGGGGTGAAGACCGGAGGTCTCAGCCCTAAGCGAGCCGCGACCCTGATCGAGGAAGAGGAGACTCTGCATAAGACCATCGAGGTCATGCGGTGTCTGACCGATGTCCCCCATGGGCTCGATCTCGAATCTGTGCCCAGCGAACTCGATCGCACTGCGGTGGAGGCTGCTGCCCAAGGCCAGAACATTCGACGCTCTGTCGACAACCTCATCGCTGCACTCGGCGATGCCGGCAGGGGCATCGGCCAAAGCGGCTTCCCCCAGCCGGCGCCGGTGAATACCAGCGTGACGGCCTCCGCGGCCGCGTCAAGGCCCGGGTCCGGGCCCGCATCAGGGTTCGCGGCCACCTCAGTCTCTGCCGCGAAGTCTCGAGTCTCGCAGAGCTCGCAACCGGTCTCTGCCGATGCTTGGTCTCAGTCACGGCTGGTCGGCTTCGACCTCGAGACGACCGGCGTCGACCCCGCGACAGCACGGATCGTGACTGCGGCCTTCGTCGAATCGGCCGACAGCTCCCGTACCTGGCTGGCCGATCCCGGAGTCGAGATTCCAGAACCGGCCAGAGCCGTTCACGGCATCACCACCGAGTTCGCCCAAGCCAATGGAGCACCGGTTGCCGAGGTGGTTGCCGAACTCTGCACGGTCCTCGCCGATCTCAAGTCAGCAGATGCTGTAGTCGTGGGCCACAACATCGTCTACGACCTCAGCGTCATGTCCGCTGAGGTCAAACGCCATCAGCCGCACGTCGATCTTGCGGCGCTGCTGCCGACGATCGTCGACACCTTCGTTCTGGACAAACGAATCGAACAGTTCCGGCGCGGCAAGAGGACCCTGACCGAGACGGCCAAGCGGTGGAAGGTTTCTCTGCTCGATGCCCATGATGCCGCCGCAGACGCGCTGGCTGCCCTGGACATTTCCCGAGCATTGGCACAGAGCTCAGAGGAAATTGCCCAGCTCAGCCGGGACGAAATCATGGCCGCACAAGGCGAATGGAAGCGCGATCAGGCCGCTGACCTGCAATCCTGGCTGCGCAGAAAGGGCAACGCCGAAGCCGTCGTCGATGGCTCCTGGCCCATGGCCTGA
- the secA2 gene encoding accessory Sec system translocase SecA2 produces MGFFSRLLNRPGAQADKATGWFDKAADDMAAASREYAELDDSGLTEAAADIFTSGSAQDNLVRYCALAREAAERSLDERAYDTQIKGLVGLLQANIVQMATGEGKTLVGALAAAGYALQGRRVHVVSVNDYLAVRDRTWMKPLFDLLGVKSASISGTQSETERREAYGAEVLYASVTEVGFDVLRDRFVTDDDQIRVPDRDVVIVDEADSVLIDEARVPLVLAGSASVEDANAAIAALAEKLEPDVDYEISPDHQAVSLTDAGITRVETELDVELFDEDASDLAAVNLALYAKSLVKRDVDYLVVDGKVKLISASRGRVAELQRWPDGLQAAVEAKEGVGTTESGEILDQMTVEELIHGYETVCGMTGTALAVGDDLREFYNLEIVPVDTHLPVIRNDEPDRLYTYQESKERAIVEEVAENRAKDRPVLIGTSSVAESESLAERLVERGIEVTVLNAKDDSLEAEVIASAGAPGAVTVSTQMAGRGTDIRLADDSVAEAGGLLVIGAGRYLSSRLDDQLRGRAGRQGDPGTSVFFTSLEDELLTRVPEIQLFVSEGDETGWIESKRALSLVEHAQRIAEGQNTALHRDTWKFNELMAKQRDLVLARRRELRVDDDAIGELKTRLGDVAETLTEEHPQELVDETLREVMLFHLDSRWVDHLAFLNDLREGIHLRTFAREKPHEAFNTESIRVFSTFWSDVIDDSASTVEEAEFTDTGIDLASHGLKRPSSTWTYLTTESAFGSDIENIVKKVKR; encoded by the coding sequence ATGGGTTTCTTCTCACGACTGCTCAACCGACCCGGCGCGCAAGCCGACAAAGCAACGGGATGGTTCGACAAGGCCGCCGACGATATGGCGGCCGCGAGTCGTGAGTACGCGGAGCTCGACGACAGCGGTCTGACCGAAGCAGCTGCCGACATCTTCACCTCGGGCTCCGCCCAGGACAACCTCGTCCGCTACTGTGCGCTGGCCCGCGAGGCCGCCGAGCGGTCCCTGGACGAACGCGCCTATGACACGCAGATCAAGGGTCTCGTCGGGCTCCTGCAGGCGAATATCGTACAGATGGCCACCGGTGAGGGTAAGACACTCGTCGGCGCTCTCGCCGCCGCTGGATACGCTCTGCAGGGTCGCCGCGTCCACGTGGTCAGCGTCAACGACTACCTCGCTGTCCGCGACCGTACCTGGATGAAGCCGCTCTTCGACCTCTTGGGTGTGAAGTCAGCGTCGATCTCCGGGACTCAAAGTGAAACCGAACGCCGTGAGGCCTACGGAGCTGAGGTTCTCTACGCCTCCGTGACCGAAGTCGGATTCGATGTCCTCCGCGACCGTTTCGTCACCGACGATGACCAGATCCGCGTCCCAGACCGCGATGTCGTCATCGTCGATGAGGCCGACTCGGTGCTCATCGACGAAGCGCGTGTTCCGCTCGTCCTCGCCGGCTCGGCCAGCGTCGAAGACGCCAACGCTGCGATCGCCGCACTTGCAGAGAAACTCGAACCAGATGTCGACTACGAGATCAGTCCGGATCACCAAGCGGTGTCTCTCACAGATGCAGGCATCACCCGAGTCGAGACTGAACTCGATGTCGAGCTCTTCGACGAAGACGCGTCCGACCTCGCCGCAGTCAACCTCGCTCTGTATGCCAAGTCCCTGGTCAAACGCGATGTCGATTACCTCGTCGTCGACGGGAAGGTGAAACTCATCTCGGCCTCCCGCGGGCGCGTCGCCGAGCTGCAGCGCTGGCCCGACGGACTCCAGGCCGCAGTTGAGGCCAAGGAAGGCGTCGGCACCACCGAAAGCGGAGAGATCCTCGACCAGATGACCGTCGAAGAACTCATCCACGGCTACGAGACGGTCTGCGGAATGACGGGCACCGCGCTGGCAGTCGGCGATGACCTGCGTGAGTTCTACAATCTTGAGATCGTTCCCGTCGACACTCACCTGCCTGTCATCCGCAATGACGAACCCGACCGCCTCTACACCTATCAGGAGTCGAAGGAACGCGCGATCGTCGAGGAGGTCGCCGAGAACCGTGCCAAGGACCGTCCCGTGCTCATCGGCACCTCATCGGTGGCAGAGAGCGAATCCCTGGCCGAGCGACTGGTCGAACGCGGCATCGAGGTCACGGTCCTCAACGCCAAGGATGACTCGCTCGAGGCAGAGGTCATCGCCTCCGCTGGTGCCCCCGGTGCCGTGACCGTATCGACTCAGATGGCTGGGCGCGGCACGGACATCCGGCTGGCCGATGACAGCGTCGCCGAGGCTGGCGGCCTGTTGGTCATCGGTGCCGGTCGTTACCTGTCCTCACGGCTTGATGATCAGCTGCGCGGCCGTGCCGGCCGTCAGGGAGACCCGGGAACCTCGGTGTTCTTCACCAGTCTCGAGGACGAGCTGCTGACTCGTGTGCCCGAGATCCAACTCTTCGTCTCAGAGGGAGATGAGACCGGGTGGATCGAGTCAAAGCGTGCCCTGAGCCTTGTCGAACACGCGCAGCGGATCGCTGAAGGCCAGAACACGGCCCTGCATCGCGACACGTGGAAGTTCAACGAGCTCATGGCCAAGCAGCGTGATCTCGTCCTCGCCCGGCGCCGGGAGCTGCGTGTCGATGATGACGCGATCGGCGAACTCAAGACCCGTCTCGGGGATGTGGCCGAGACTCTGACTGAAGAGCACCCTCAGGAACTCGTCGATGAGACGCTGCGCGAGGTCATGCTCTTCCATCTCGATTCACGTTGGGTCGATCACCTTGCCTTCCTCAACGACCTGCGTGAGGGCATCCATCTGCGCACCTTCGCCCGCGAGAAGCCCCACGAAGCATTCAATACTGAATCGATCCGCGTCTTCTCCACCTTCTGGTCCGATGTCATCGACGATTCCGCGTCGACTGTCGAAGAGGCAGAGTTCACAGATACGGGTATCGATCTGGCCTCCCACGGGCTCAAACGTCCGTCGTCGACGTGGACCTATCTGACCACGGAGAGCGCATTCGGCTCCGACATCGAGAACATCGTCAAGAAGGTCAAACGCTGA
- a CDS encoding polyprenol monophosphomannose synthase, which translates to MAVVSKTLVVIPTYNERLALPVTLSGLFENQPEVDVLVVDDGSPDGTGDWVDEQARTDPRLHVLHRSEKSGLGMAYIAGFEWALERDYEIICEFDADGSHRPLDLGQLLAVAQAGHADLVIGSRWVRGGAIVDWPRSRFFLSRGANIYVNTVMGLGVKDATAGFRAYSREVLQSLDLSGVQSQGYCFQIDMTYRTVEAGFRVAEVPIVFVERELGESKMSGSIISEAFTKVAGWGLTRRSRQARSFFERLKARRRTA; encoded by the coding sequence GTGGCCGTGGTTTCTAAGACTCTGGTCGTCATTCCGACCTACAACGAACGACTCGCTCTGCCCGTGACGCTGTCCGGGCTGTTTGAGAACCAGCCCGAAGTCGATGTACTCGTCGTCGACGATGGTTCACCTGATGGCACCGGCGACTGGGTCGATGAACAGGCTCGAACTGACCCGCGTCTGCACGTCCTGCACCGCAGCGAGAAATCCGGGTTGGGAATGGCCTATATCGCAGGCTTCGAATGGGCACTGGAACGCGACTACGAGATCATCTGCGAATTCGACGCCGACGGATCTCACCGCCCCCTTGACCTCGGACAGCTCCTGGCCGTCGCGCAGGCCGGGCACGCCGACCTGGTCATCGGCTCACGCTGGGTTCGCGGCGGGGCGATCGTGGACTGGCCACGCTCACGCTTCTTCCTCTCCCGCGGCGCCAATATCTATGTCAACACGGTCATGGGCCTCGGCGTCAAGGACGCGACAGCAGGGTTCCGTGCGTATTCGCGAGAGGTTCTGCAGAGCCTCGATCTCTCTGGAGTGCAGTCTCAGGGCTACTGCTTCCAAATCGACATGACCTACCGCACTGTCGAAGCCGGATTCCGTGTGGCCGAGGTCCCCATCGTCTTCGTCGAACGCGAGCTGGGGGAGTCGAAGATGAGCGGGTCGATCATCTCCGAGGCGTTCACCAAGGTCGCCGGGTGGGGTCTGACCCGGCGCAGTCGTCAGGCCCGAAGCTTCTTTGAACGGCTGAAGGCACGCAGACGAACTGCTTGA
- a CDS encoding RNA polymerase-binding protein RbpA encodes MSERSLRGTQLGSRSLETEEGVEPAPRQMVEFECEDGTKFKVPFSIEAEVPSTWDSGIHGIGTRVGVNEPNGEPGKHVRSHWDMLLERRSFDELQVLLDERLAVRRGEVPAQA; translated from the coding sequence ATGAGCGAACGCAGTCTCCGCGGAACACAGCTGGGCTCACGCAGCCTGGAAACAGAAGAGGGCGTCGAACCGGCACCTCGCCAGATGGTCGAATTCGAGTGCGAGGACGGAACCAAATTCAAGGTTCCCTTCTCGATCGAAGCCGAAGTGCCCTCCACCTGGGATTCTGGCATCCACGGCATCGGCACCCGTGTCGGCGTGAATGAACCCAATGGGGAGCCGGGCAAGCACGTGCGGTCCCACTGGGACATGCTGCTTGAGCGCCGCTCCTTCGACGAACTTCAGGTTCTGCTCGATGAGCGACTCGCAGTTCGTCGTGGCGAGGTACCAGCACAGGCCTGA
- the tatC gene encoding twin-arginine translocase subunit TatC, translating to MPVVGHLIELRNRSLVAAIAIALGAVAGWFLYDPVLDILQEPIRSIRASGDRTAEINFAGVASPFDLKIKLSFFIGIFLSCPIWLYEVWAFIVPGLTKKEKLYSVGFLGAAIPLFLAGSTMAFFALPNAVKALTSFTPAGGTNIIPAQDYLSFVMVIIVVFGLAFVLPVLMVGLNMLGILSAVRIQKSWRVIVMIVFLFAAIATPTPDAMSMFFLVIPMLTLFAVAWVICVFSDRRRKRRLIAQGLWVDPDEPID from the coding sequence ATGCCCGTCGTCGGGCATCTCATCGAACTCCGCAATCGCAGCCTTGTCGCAGCGATCGCGATCGCCCTCGGAGCCGTCGCCGGATGGTTCCTCTACGATCCGGTCCTCGACATTCTGCAGGAGCCGATCCGCAGCATCCGAGCGTCGGGGGACCGAACAGCGGAGATCAACTTCGCCGGAGTCGCCTCACCGTTCGATCTGAAGATCAAACTGTCGTTCTTCATCGGCATCTTCCTGTCCTGTCCGATCTGGCTCTACGAGGTTTGGGCATTCATCGTTCCGGGGCTGACGAAGAAGGAGAAGCTCTACTCCGTCGGCTTCCTCGGCGCAGCCATTCCGCTGTTCCTCGCGGGATCGACCATGGCCTTCTTCGCCCTTCCCAATGCCGTCAAAGCGCTCACGTCCTTCACCCCGGCAGGCGGCACCAACATCATTCCTGCCCAGGATTACCTGAGCTTTGTGATGGTCATCATCGTGGTCTTCGGACTGGCATTCGTCCTCCCGGTGCTCATGGTCGGACTCAACATGTTGGGAATCCTCTCGGCTGTCAGGATCCAGAAGTCCTGGCGTGTGATCGTGATGATCGTATTCCTGTTCGCCGCCATCGCCACCCCCACTCCCGACGCCATGTCGATGTTCTTCCTGGTCATCCCCATGCTCACGCTGTTTGCGGTGGCATGGGTGATCTGCGTGTTCAGTGACCGGAGACGCAAGAGACGACTCATCGCCCAGGGCCTGTGGGTCGACCCCGACGAACCGATTGACTGA
- a CDS encoding glycerophosphodiester phosphodiesterase family protein has translation MNSQAEIIAHRGGQWPGMSENTLEAFAAAHQAGARWMETDVHASADGVVFAAHDADLDRIAGRPHRIRDLKAAELDSIDLIAGGRLPRLTTLLEHLPDVAWNIDVKADHSIAPMIRTVRSRDAGECIRLASFSSSTLRRLREALPGVRTSGGVLESALFALGGLPGVADSGLCPLPTGLDALQVPMSFKGIPVVTEDFVSRAHHSGLQVHVWTINDLSAMRALLDLGVDGIVTDDVPLGLREIAAWT, from the coding sequence ATGAATTCTCAGGCGGAGATCATCGCTCACAGAGGCGGGCAGTGGCCAGGCATGAGCGAGAACACCCTCGAGGCGTTCGCCGCAGCCCATCAGGCTGGTGCGCGTTGGATGGAGACCGACGTCCATGCGTCTGCCGACGGAGTTGTCTTCGCCGCCCATGATGCCGATCTCGATCGCATTGCAGGTCGCCCCCACCGCATCCGCGATCTCAAAGCCGCCGAACTCGATTCCATCGACCTCATCGCGGGCGGGCGCCTGCCCCGTTTGACCACGCTGTTAGAGCATCTTCCGGACGTCGCATGGAACATCGACGTCAAAGCCGACCATTCCATTGCGCCGATGATCCGCACCGTCCGCAGCCGCGACGCAGGGGAGTGTATCCGGCTGGCGTCGTTCTCCTCGTCGACTCTGCGCAGACTGCGCGAGGCCCTGCCCGGGGTACGGACCTCGGGCGGAGTGCTCGAGTCCGCCCTGTTTGCCTTAGGCGGCCTGCCAGGCGTGGCGGATTCAGGTCTGTGTCCGCTCCCGACCGGTCTCGATGCTCTGCAGGTGCCGATGTCGTTCAAGGGCATCCCCGTCGTCACCGAGGACTTCGTCTCACGTGCTCACCACTCGGGGCTCCAGGTCCATGTGTGGACCATCAATGATCTCTCCGCCATGCGTGCCCTCCTCGACTTAGGTGTCGATGGAATCGTCACGGATGATGTACCGCTGGGGCTGCGTGAGATCGCGGCGTGGACCTGA
- a CDS encoding metal-dependent hydrolase, which yields MYFGGDVYSSVDPFATALGSKDGKVSFIGSDEAALAADPDAINLDGDFLTPGFVHAGLVLRGGGPDGNRLVESGYTHVHILGGAEDVQEFQARAPQSLRIVAYPEAGSGDAATAGAGEGRASITADDFLDLKEMPETSLYIQVESNQRLGEVLDRVRGQAALAQRNGYRLLLNFSVDEEFVTPLGYSGIAITLDPAQPQPLAQLLSAGAQVSWTDSQDSPWATVRSAVVGEHGIGARAAFNAATRFAHRAAGNPDGGVLAPGADADFVRWQVERLVVQVADARVAAWSTDPRSGTPGLPELSSDVALPTRIPLGEGV from the coding sequence ATGTACTTTGGTGGAGATGTTTACAGCAGTGTCGACCCGTTTGCGACTGCCCTTGGCTCAAAGGACGGGAAGGTCTCGTTCATCGGCTCCGACGAGGCTGCGCTGGCCGCGGATCCCGACGCGATCAACCTCGACGGGGACTTTCTGACCCCAGGGTTCGTCCATGCGGGACTGGTTCTGCGCGGCGGTGGTCCCGATGGGAACCGACTCGTCGAATCCGGATACACGCATGTGCACATCCTCGGCGGTGCCGAGGATGTGCAGGAATTCCAAGCACGCGCACCGCAGAGCCTGCGGATCGTCGCCTACCCTGAGGCTGGGTCCGGCGACGCTGCGACAGCGGGCGCGGGCGAGGGCCGGGCGAGCATCACCGCGGACGACTTCCTCGACCTCAAGGAGATGCCTGAGACCTCCTTGTACATCCAGGTCGAGTCGAATCAGCGCCTCGGTGAGGTCCTTGACCGAGTGCGCGGGCAGGCAGCACTGGCTCAACGCAACGGCTATCGCCTGCTGTTGAACTTCAGCGTCGACGAGGAGTTCGTCACTCCTTTGGGCTATTCCGGCATCGCGATCACTCTCGATCCGGCACAGCCGCAACCTCTGGCGCAGCTGCTCTCGGCAGGTGCTCAGGTGTCGTGGACCGACTCTCAGGATTCACCGTGGGCGACGGTGCGCTCAGCCGTCGTCGGGGAACACGGAATCGGTGCACGCGCGGCGTTCAACGCGGCCACCCGATTCGCTCACCGCGCCGCCGGCAATCCCGATGGGGGAGTCCTCGCCCCGGGCGCCGACGCGGATTTCGTGCGGTGGCAGGTGGAACGACTTGTTGTTCAGGTCGCGGACGCGCGTGTGGCTGCGTGGAGCACAGACCCTCGTTCGGGTACTCCAGGACTGCCGGAACTCTCCTCCGACGTGGCGCTGCCGACCCGCATACCGCTCGGCGAGGGCGTCTAG
- a CDS encoding DEAD/DEAH box helicase, whose protein sequence is MTESESPIEPSADTETLSPSAAYADYKDRTKKAQTPLGKFSARMDFELDDFQLEACAQLQDGKDVLVTAPTGAGKTLIAEFAVELARDEGKRVFYTTPIKALSNQKFNDLMDVHGVENVGLLTGDTSIRRDAPIIVMTTEVLRNMLYNDVAGLSDLGFVVLDEVHYLADRFRGPVWEEVIIHLPDRVQMVSLSATVSNVDEFGAWLSEVRGPTTVVSTSHRPVPLVNHVLVGHRMYDLFTHHDSDRIDPALNHATRTHGGPRSKRERATRARFRRPSRTQVVSSLAEAGMLPAIMFIFSRNACDEAVEQYLSSGFDLNSREEKVIVNAALEKLRDELASEDLGILGFHSFREGLLLGVAAHHAGMIPQFKQLVEELFSQGIIKVVFATETLALGINMPARTVVLEKLVKFNGEAHVSITPGEYTQLTGRAGRRGIDQIGHAVVIWHPSFEVNEIAGLASNRSYALNSAFGPTYNMTANLLSRMSSAEAAKVLETSFAQFQADKAVVGLAKKVRKNEATIAAYEKSMKCDLGDFAEYARLRQAISDTEKQETRTKSKNRQREIVESLSALKIGDVVTLPTKRVEGAAVIIAPMSSRDGGSRLPTVLTEQGKVWHLRPHEVTAPLPAQGRVRVPKKFNHRQAGDRRQLLGILNEAKHEGKVDPEAHWESKPGTPGVSSSVTEMTAQLRAHPCHDCPDREMHARWANRAAKLVKENDSLIARIEGRTTSIALVFERVQDVLRTLGFDPEQSDMLRRIYGERDLLVALTIRAGLWDNLVEPELAAFASCFVFQSRRADTLHTERAPSRDLKVNGDEAVTIWRKLFQLEEQHALSTTQEPDRGLFKPMYRWTEGKNLADSLRGTDIAAGDFVRWAKQSLDLLGQVAEVAEPETAVRIRRTIEAIRRGVVADS, encoded by the coding sequence ATGACTGAATCCGAGAGCCCGATCGAACCTTCGGCCGACACCGAAACGCTGAGCCCCTCGGCCGCCTACGCCGACTACAAGGACAGGACGAAGAAGGCGCAGACCCCGCTGGGCAAGTTCTCGGCCAGAATGGACTTCGAACTCGACGACTTCCAGCTTGAAGCCTGCGCCCAACTGCAGGACGGCAAAGACGTCCTCGTCACCGCTCCCACCGGGGCAGGAAAGACCCTGATCGCCGAATTCGCGGTGGAGCTGGCCAGAGACGAAGGCAAAAGGGTCTTCTACACGACCCCGATCAAAGCCCTGAGCAACCAGAAGTTCAATGACCTGATGGACGTCCACGGCGTGGAGAACGTCGGGCTGCTCACCGGCGACACCTCGATCCGGCGCGACGCTCCGATCATCGTCATGACCACCGAGGTCCTGCGCAACATGCTCTACAACGATGTTGCTGGTCTTTCCGATCTCGGTTTCGTCGTCCTCGACGAGGTGCATTATCTGGCCGACCGGTTCCGCGGGCCCGTATGGGAAGAAGTGATCATCCACCTGCCGGACCGGGTGCAGATGGTGTCGCTGTCGGCGACGGTGTCCAACGTCGATGAATTCGGCGCCTGGCTCAGCGAGGTCCGCGGACCCACCACCGTGGTCTCCACCTCCCACCGGCCAGTGCCGCTGGTCAACCATGTCCTCGTCGGCCACCGCATGTACGATCTGTTCACCCACCACGACTCCGATCGAATCGATCCTGCGCTCAATCATGCGACTCGGACCCACGGCGGGCCTCGTTCCAAACGTGAACGAGCCACCCGGGCCCGTTTCCGCAGGCCCAGCCGCACCCAAGTCGTGTCCTCTCTGGCAGAGGCTGGAATGCTGCCGGCGATCATGTTCATCTTCTCTCGCAATGCCTGCGATGAAGCGGTCGAACAGTATCTGAGCTCGGGCTTCGACCTGAACTCACGTGAAGAGAAGGTCATCGTCAACGCCGCACTTGAAAAGCTGCGCGATGAACTGGCCAGCGAGGATCTGGGCATCCTCGGGTTCCATTCGTTCCGGGAAGGCCTTCTTCTGGGTGTCGCCGCCCACCATGCGGGAATGATCCCGCAGTTCAAACAGCTCGTTGAGGAGCTGTTCTCCCAAGGCATCATCAAGGTCGTCTTCGCCACGGAGACCCTGGCGCTGGGCATCAACATGCCTGCCCGCACTGTGGTTCTTGAGAAGCTGGTGAAGTTCAACGGAGAGGCCCACGTTTCGATCACGCCGGGGGAGTACACCCAGCTGACCGGGCGCGCAGGGCGCCGCGGCATCGACCAGATCGGCCATGCCGTAGTCATCTGGCATCCCAGCTTCGAAGTCAACGAGATCGCTGGGCTGGCATCCAATCGCTCCTATGCACTCAATTCTGCGTTCGGACCCACCTACAACATGACAGCCAATCTGCTGTCTCGGATGAGCTCCGCCGAGGCTGCGAAGGTCCTGGAGACCTCGTTCGCACAGTTCCAGGCGGATAAGGCCGTGGTGGGGTTGGCGAAGAAGGTGCGTAAGAACGAGGCCACGATCGCGGCCTATGAGAAGTCGATGAAGTGCGATCTGGGCGATTTCGCTGAGTACGCGCGATTGCGGCAGGCCATCAGCGATACCGAGAAGCAGGAGACTCGCACGAAGTCGAAGAATCGGCAGCGTGAGATCGTCGAGTCCCTCAGCGCTCTCAAGATCGGTGATGTCGTCACGCTACCGACGAAGCGAGTCGAAGGCGCTGCAGTCATCATCGCACCTATGAGCTCCCGCGATGGGGGTTCCAGACTCCCGACGGTGTTGACCGAACAAGGCAAAGTCTGGCATCTGCGACCCCACGAGGTGACGGCGCCGCTGCCAGCCCAAGGCAGGGTGCGAGTGCCGAAGAAGTTCAATCACCGCCAGGCAGGGGATCGCCGGCAGCTGCTGGGCATCCTCAACGAGGCCAAACATGAGGGCAAGGTGGATCCGGAGGCGCACTGGGAGTCCAAGCCAGGTACCCCGGGAGTGAGCTCGAGCGTGACGGAGATGACCGCGCAGCTGCGTGCCCATCCCTGCCATGACTGCCCCGACCGTGAGATGCACGCTAGGTGGGCCAACCGAGCGGCCAAACTGGTCAAAGAGAACGATTCGCTCATCGCCCGCATCGAAGGCAGGACGACCTCGATCGCCCTCGTCTTCGAACGTGTTCAGGACGTGCTGCGCACCCTCGGCTTCGACCCCGAGCAGTCCGATATGCTGCGCCGGATCTACGGGGAACGAGACTTGCTCGTGGCACTGACCATCCGAGCAGGGCTGTGGGACAACCTCGTCGAACCCGAACTCGCAGCATTCGCATCCTGCTTCGTCTTCCAGTCCCGGCGCGCCGACACCCTCCATACGGAGCGCGCTCCGAGCCGTGATCTCAAGGTCAACGGTGATGAAGCGGTGACGATCTGGCGCAAACTCTTCCAACTGGAGGAGCAGCACGCACTGTCGACGACGCAGGAACCGGACCGGGGCCTGTTCAAACCGATGTACCGCTGGACCGAAGGCAAGAATCTCGCCGATTCCCTGCGAGGTACCGACATCGCTGCTGGAGACTTCGTCCGGTGGGCCAAACAGAGCCTTGACCTCCTCGGTCAGGTCGCCGAGGTAGCCGAACCGGAGACTGCTGTGCGCATCCGGCGCACAATCGAAGCCATCCGCCGCGGAGTCGTCGCAGACTCCTGA